One Gossypium raimondii isolate GPD5lz chromosome 3, ASM2569854v1, whole genome shotgun sequence genomic window carries:
- the LOC105796377 gene encoding 3beta-hydroxysteroid-dehydrogenase/decarboxylase yields the protein MAEKAAASDVARGGWSETRTCVVLGGRGFIGRTLVNRLLRLGGWIVRVADSSSHSLLLDTSSGLDSLLSDAISSGQATFCHVDVLDTSQIVKVTTGADVVFYMEPTDLDTHDFSNCYVIIVQGAKNVINACQESKVKRLVYNSSADVVFDGSQDILNGDESFAYPGKFKDMTVDLKFQAEGLIRLANNIGGLQTCVLRPSNVFGPGETQFVPLLANLAKFGLAKFITGSGGNMSDFTYVENVAHAHICAAETMDSWVVSVAGKAFFITNLEPIMFWEFISLILEGLGYQRPFIKVPTWMVSYVVILSQYIHDKLGYRMYKYSVSPHYIVQLASRNRTFDCSAAQKHLGYSLVVSLEDGIKSTVASFSHLSKYSSFMRFGNFDEQSKAEKLLGSGIVADVLLWRDERRTFMCFLILALAFYWFFFCGKTFTSSAAQLLLLVTAILYGYGILASDICGFAVQNIPSSCFEIQNSDVKNSIRSISYMWNRVVCSIRLLAKGEDWSRFFKVMAFLYLFKWIVSYSLAVLVGIVLVFAFTAFFIYEQYESVIEGLWAVLLFGIMESKGLIISTLPDYVTAFLRNNNGSHQEKAHFS from the exons atggCGGAGAAGGCGGCGGCGTCTGACGTAGCGCGTGGAGGTTGGAGCGAAACTCGGACGTGCGTTGTTTTAGGAGGTCGTGGATTCATAGGAAGAACGCTAGTCAACAGGTTACTGCGACTCGGAGGCTGGATCGTCCGAGTCGCTGACTCATCATCTCACTCGCTGCTGCTCGATACTTCCTCTGGTTTAGATTCTCTCCTCTCTGATGCTATCAGTTCTGGTCAAGCCACCTTTTGCCACGTCGATGTTCTCGATACTTCTCAAATCGTCAAAG TAACTACAGGGGCAGATGTTGTATTTTACATGGAACCGACTGATTTAGACACACATGATTTCAGTAATTGCTACGTGATCATAGTTCAAG GTGCAAAAAATGTCATTAATGCATGCCAAGAAAGTAAAGTTAAGCGACTTGTATACAATAGTTCTgcagatgttgtttttgatggtTCACAAGATATACTTAATGGTGATGAGTCCTTCGCTTACCCAGGGAAA TTTAAGGATATGACAGTTGACCTTAAGTTTCAAGCTGAAGGACTAATCAGGTTAGCTAACAATATTGGCGGTCTTCAAACATGTGTACTTCGCCCTAGCAATGTCTTTGGACCTGGTGAAACACAATTTGTGCCTTTGCTAGCGAATCTGGCCAAGTTCGGTTTGGCAAAG TTCATTACAGGAAGTGGTGGAAATATGTCTGACTTTACCTATGTCGAGAATGTTGCTCATGCTCATATCTGTGCTGCAGAAACTATGGATTCTTGGGTAGTCTCGGTGGCTGGAAAG GCTTTTTTCATTACAAATCTCGAGCCTATAATGTTCTGGGAATTTATCTCTCTCATACTTGAAGGCTTAGGGTATCAAAG ACCGTTCATAAAAGTTCCTACTTGGATGGTTTCCTATGTAGTCATACTTAGTCAATACATACACGACAAGTTGGGCTACAGAATGTATAAATATTCCGTGTCACCTCATTACATTGTTCAGTTAGCTTCACGTAACAGAACTTTTGACTGCTCTGCAGCTCAAAAGCATCTTGGATACTCACTTGTTGTCTCACTAGAA GATGGTATCAAGTCAACAGTTGCATCATTCTCTCATTTATCTAAATACTCATCTTTTATGAGATTCGGCAATTTTGATGAACAATCCAAAGCAGAGAAGCTGCTAGGCAGCGGGATAG TTGCAGATGTCCTCCTGTGGAGAGATGAAAGGAGAACATTTATGTGCTTCCTTATACTGGCTTTGGCATTTTACTGGTTCTTTTTCTGTGGAAAAACTTTTACCTCATCTGCAGCCCAGCTTCTGCTGCTAGTTACAGCCATTCTTTATGGATACGGTATTTTAGCATCAGATAT ATGTGGTTTTGCTGTTCAAAACATACCTTCATCTTGTTTTGAAATCCAAAACTCAGACGTGAAAAATTCAATCAGATCCATATCTTATATGTGGAATAGAGTAGTTTGTAGTATCCGATTGTTGGCCAAGGGAGAGGATTGGAGCAGGTTTTTCAAG GTTATGGCTTTCCTTTATTTGTTCAAGTGGATTGTATCATATTCCTTGGCTGTTCTTGTTGGCATCG TTCTGGTTTTTGCCTTCACTGCATTCTTCATTTACGAACAATATGAATCAGTGATCGAAGGATTATGGGCAGTTTTGTTGTTTGGTATCATGGAATCAAAAGGATTGATAATAAGTACCCTGCCAGATTACGTCACAGCATTTCTTCGAAACAACAACGGTTCGCATCAAGAAAAAGCTCACTTTTCGTAA